Genomic window (Rathayibacter sp. VKM Ac-2760):
TCGACGACAGGCCGTTCAGCGGCGGAGTGAGCGCCGAGGTCGTGGCCCGCGAGGACCTGTCCGATGCCGACCTGACGTCCCTCGCCGCCCGGTTGGCCACCTTCGCCGCGAAGCGTCCGACGGGCGACGTGCGGATCCTCCTCGACGCCGAGGACCTCACCCTGCCCGTCTCCGGCGACGACGCCCTTACGTCCGGCCGGATCGCGGCCGCGCTCGCGCTCCGGGACGACTCGCGGGTCTCGTCCCTCGCCCTCGCCGCCGACGACAGCGAGGACCGCGTCAGCGGACTGAGCCTCTTCCTGGCGGAGGGGACGTCCGCCGCGGACGCCTTCGCACTCGCCCGCGACGCGCCCGCGCTGCTCCCCGACGCCCCACCCCTGCACATCAGCGTCCAGAGCGCCGACCGCGCGCAGCTCGTCACCGGCTCCCCGGGCCCGTGGCTCGACGACGCGGAGCGCCTCTGGACCGCGATCTCGGCCGCCGTCCCCGCCGCGGGCTTCCGCGCCGACTCCGACCACCTCGACGTGACCCTGACGAGCGACGCCGACCGCGCCGCGGCGACGCTCGCCGCCGACACTGTCCCCAGCGACGGCATCTCCGTCACGTTCTCCGCCCCCTGACCGCCGAGGACGCACCCCGTTCGCTGCCCATCGCACAGCGAGGTGCAGGTCGTCACGGTCGGAGGGCGACCGATCAGCCGGAGGAGGCTCCATGAAGCGCAAAGACGTGACCGCCGAGGCTCTCCGCCGTGCCGCAGAGCGATCGACGCGTGCCTCGGCCGCCTTGGAGAACCGCTCGGTGCCGACCGATACCGTCCGCTCCGACAGGGTGGCTCGATTCCTCGCTGCCCGGGGGTCCCGCGCCTGACCGGCGTCGGTCCCGCGTGCACGGGTGATGCTCTGCACGCTGATCGTGTGGCAGATGCTTCCCGACGCGGTCGCGGTGAAGGGCGGCATAGGTGTGAAGCTCCGTCTCGGTGAGCCAGGCGACAAGTCCGCGGACGGGAAGGGCGCGAGCGACGCGGTCACGCCGCCCGCTCGCACAGCCCGCCGCGCAACATCAGCCCGGAGCCGACCTCAGCCACGATGGCGGACGGCGACCGCTCTCAGCCGACGTTCTGCGCGGCCCGCGCGCGCCGTCGGTCTCGTCCAACACTCCGATCGCTCGGAATCGAGTTCCGTATTACGATAATCGTCATGAGCGACGGGGAGACGATCGACGGCCGGCCGGTGACGGAGGAGCAGATCGCAGAGTGGGCGGCGGAGGCGGAGCGCGGCTACGACATCGATGCCCTCAAGGCGAGAGGCCGAGGACGCCCCGGTAGAGGCGCTCTCCCCTCGCAGGTCGTCGCCGTTCGGCTCACCCTGGACGAGCTCGCCGCACTCGACGAGCGCGCCGCCCGGGAGCACAAGACGCGCTCCGAGGTCGTCCGCGAGGCGCTCGCCGCGTCGGCGGCGTGAAGGTCCACCCTTCGGCGCTCAAGCACGGGATCTCGGCGGACGACGCCGTCCACGCCGCAGACCTGGCGCTCTGGGTCGAGGAACTCGACGACGACTCTCCGGCGCGTCAGCTCCGCCTGGGCTTCGATACCCGCGGTCGGCTCCTCGAGACGGTCGTCCTGATCTTCGACAGCGGCCACGAACTCGTCATTCACGCGATGAAGGCCCGCCCGGGCATGATCGAGCTCCTGCCCTGACGGGCCGCTGACGGGTCGTTCAGGCCGACGCGCGCGTCGGTGCCGGTCAGGGGCGATACGTCTGTGCGGCTCCCCGCTGCGTCCTCCCTCTTCCGAACGTCGGCGACTTCTCGCGCCCCCTCAGAAGTAGCGCGCCAGGTGCTCGCGGAGCGCCTCGTCGCAGACGTGCACGTACGTCCCCCTGATGCCGCGCGTGAGCAGCACCGTGTAGATGTTGCGGACGTACGCGAGCAGGTCCTCGTCGCTGTAGGTGATGCCGAGCTTCGGGTTGTTCTCGCGCCCCTTCTTGTCGAAGTAGTGCGAGCGGTCGAAGACGACGCGTCCCGAGGCGGTGTCGAAGCGCAGATCGCGGCCGATGATGACGCCCGCGTAGTTGAGGTCGTAGCCCTGCACCGTGTGGATCGAGCCGACCTCGTCGATCGCGCCGGGGGAGTTGATCCAGTCGCGCTGCGTCTGATTCCAGCGGAGCGACTCGTCGCCGATCACGATGTCGAAGGCGCTCCTGTCCGTCTTCGTGACCCACTTCCACGCGTAGCCCGCGACCAGTCGTGAGAGGCCGTGCTCCCGGTCGCGCTCGACGATCGAGCGGCGCAGCTCGCCCGGATCGTCGAAGAAGCGCAGGTCGTACTCGCCGAAGTCCTCGCGCGCCGACGGCGGATCATCGGACAGCGCGGCGCGGACGTAGCCGACGTAGTCCTTCTCCGCGGCGATGCGCATCTGCGAGCGGAGCGGGTAGACCCGGCCCTCGGCCGACGCCTCCGCGAGGACGGCGCGGGTGACCGTCGCGGGCAGGTCCGCTGGGCGGACGGTCTGCGCGGTGTCCAGCATCAGGATCGTGTGCCTGCTCCGCGCGCGGATCCAGTCCAGCTGCGTGTACTCGAGCGAGTCCTCGCCGAACAGCCGCTCGTTGATGTCGATGAACTTGCGGTTGAGCGGCCCCGAGGGCTGGTTCGCCCGCTGGCTGAGCCGGTGCGCTTCGTCGACGAGGAGCAGATCGAACGGCTCGTCGCTCTCGCCGACCTGGAAGGGCGTCAGCACCAGGTCCTTCGACAGTCCCGGGGTGAGGCTGAAGACCCGGGAGATCGACCCGCGCAGCGACTGCTGCGGCACGACGAGGCCGACCCGCAGCGTCGACAGCAGCTCCGCGTGGCCCGGGGTGAAGAACTCGCTGAAGATCGAGTCGCCGTCCAGCGGCTCCTCCGGGTCGTGCTCGCGGATGTCCTGCAGCAGCTTCAGCAGGTAGATGGCGACGACGGTCTTCCCGGTCCCCGGATCGCCCTGCACGACGACGGTGCTGGGACCGCCGGACTCGAGGTCGGTGAACAGCCCTTCGAGGATGTCCTCGACCGCGATCGCCTGATCGTGGTTCAGCGCCTTGAACGGAGACAGCTTGAAGAGATCGCTGTTGACGATCTCGGGGAGCGTCCGCTGGAAGAGCTTCTCCTCGGTGCGGAGGACCTCGAACACCTCGTCGAACGTCCGGCGGTAGGACGCGCGGTCGAAGTAGTCGGCGTCGGTGATGCCGGCGTTGTGATTGAGGACAGCCAGGCGGCCCTCCCCCGAGAGCATCCGCAGGAGGAACGATTCGAGGTCGAGGCAGGCCGACTTGTTGAAGGTGTCGTCGAGGACGACCCGCACCCGGTCCAGCCGGCTCTTCTCCGGCGAGTCGAGGTGCTGGCGCAGTCGCCCCTCGGCGTTCAGCGACTCGCCGACGTAGACCTCCGAGGCGCTGTCGAGCACGTAGACGACGGGCCAGTTCCGGTGCCGCGGGTCGGCGGCGCCCCACACGCGCACCCGATCGGAGTCGAACGGGAGTCGCTCGACGCTAAAGCCGGTCATGCCTGGTGCTTCTCCCGCGAGCCTTCTCCACCGGGTACTTGGCCCTGGTCCTCTCGAGCTTCGCGAGGACGATCTCGCCCGCGTCCACCCCGAGTCGGTCGGCGAGCAGGAGAGAGTAGGTCAGCACGTCCGCGAGCTCGTCGACGGCCGAGGGGAGGTCGCCCTCGCCCCACTGGAAGCACTCGAGCAGCTCGCCCGACTCGATGCTGATGCTCTTCGCGAGGTTCTCCGGCGTGTGGAACTGCGCCCAGTCGCGCTCGCGCACGAAGGCGCGGAGGGCGTCGAGGACCTCGTCATCGGGCATGGCTGCCAACCTACAGCGGCGGTGCGGCGGTCACCCTGCCCCCGCTCGCTTCGACGCCCGAGATCCGCCGAGCGTGCGATCGCGGCGAGGCCCCCCCTTCGCGTCCACTGCCTCGCCACCCGCCACCGACCGGACCCGAGCGGGGCTTCGCCGCGCCGCCAGGCCCTGTCACATGTCCGGCCGGCCGAGTTCCTTCCGCAACTGCAGAGCCGTCGGCTCGTAGCCGAGCGACTCGTACAGCCCGCGGGCCGCGGTGTTGAAGCCGAAGACGTTCAGCGCGAGCGCCCGGTAGCCGCGCGAGCGGGCGTGCTCCTCCGCCAGCAGCATCGCCGCGCGGCCGAACCCGCGGCCCCGCTCGGCCGGGTCGACCTCGACGTCCCAGACGTAGGCGACGCCCTCGAGGTCCTGCGGGTGCGGGCCGACCCAGAGCACCCCGACCGGGCGTCCGTCGTCGAGGATCCGCAGCAGGTCGTGGCCCGGCGCGAGGTCGCCGCCCGGGAAGAGCCGCTCGTCGTTCGCGTCCGCGTTCCGCACCGCGGCGGCCTCGTCGTCGCCCGCTCGGATCCGATCAGCGACGTACGTCCTGCGTTGGACGGACCTCCACGCCGTCAGTTCGTCGGGTGGGAGCGGCGCGAGGGAGACGGACATGCCCCACGGTCCCACACCGCCGGCACGACGTCAGCTGAGGCACCGGCTCAACGCCGATGGTGGATGACGAGCGGTCTCAGCTGACGTCGTGCGCCGCCGAGGCGCCGGAGTCCGCTCAGGAGCGGTCCGCGTCCGAGCTCTCGGCCGCCGCGGTCTGCTCCGCGTGCTTCTTCTTGCCGAGGCGGGTCGCCAGGAAGAGCAGCGTGCCGACCACGACGTAGCCGGCGGTGCCCAGCCAGACCACGCCGGTCTGCTGGGTCAGCAGCACGGCGCTCGTGATGATCGCCAGCACCGGCACGACGCGCGGCACCGAGAAGTGCGGGTGGTCGACGCGGTCCTTCTTCAGCACCAGCACCGAGACGTTCGCCGAGATGAAGACCAGGAGCAGCAGCAGCACGGTCGTCTCGGCGAGGGTTCCGACGTCGCCGACCAGGCTCAGCGCGGCGGTCGCGCCGCCGACCACGACGATCGACACCCACGGCGTGCGGCGGTTCGGCAGCACCCGGCCGAATGCGCTCGGCATCAGCCCCGACTTCGCCAGCCCGAAGCCGACCCGGCTCGCCATCACCATGAACAGCAGCGCGCCGTTCGCGATCGCGATCAGCGCGATCAGGCCGAACAGCCACGGCGGCACCGCCACTCCGCTCGCCGCGACCACGTCGAGCAGCGGGCCCGTCGACTCCGCGAGCTCCTCGTTCGGCAGCACGATCACCGCGCCGAGGGCGATCAGCAGGTAGACGACGGCGGCGGTGATCAGTGCGCCGAAGAGCGCCCGCGGGTAGACCTTCGACGGGTTCCGCACCTCCTCCGCCATGTTGGCCGCCGCCTCGAAGCCGAGGAAGGAGAAGAAGGCGACGATGGACGCGGCGAACGCGCCCTGCAGCGGAGCGACGTCGGGCGCGAACTCGAAGATCCGGCCCGGGTCGCCGTTGCCGCCACCGAAGAAGATCGCTGCGCAGACGATCACGATCACCAGTCCGCTCACCTCGATCACCGACGCGACCAGGTTCGCGGTGAGCGACTCCTTCACTCCGCGCAGGTTGATCAGCGTGAGGACCGCGATGAAGACGACGGCCGTCGGTGCGGCCGGCACGTCGAGCAGCGCGCCGAGGTAGTCGCCGGCGAAGGCGTTGGCGAGCGAGGCCGCGGTCGTGATCCCGGACGCCATCATCAGGAAGCCGACGAGGAACGACAGGTACGGCTTGCCGAACGCCCGGTCGGCGTAGCGGGCGGCGCCGCCGGCGTGCGGGTACTTGGTGATCAGCTCGGCGTAGGTGCCGGCCGTCAGCAGGGCGATGACGAGCGCGATGAGCAGCGGCAGCCAGATCACGCCGCCGACGTCGGTGGCCATCGTCCCGACCAGCGTGTAGATGCCGGCGCCAAGCGTGTCGCCGACGATGAAGGCGAAGAGGAGCGGGCCGGTGATGACCTTCTTCAGCGATCCTCCGCCCTTCGCGGGGGCGGCGGACTCGGCGTTCGTGGTGTCGGTCATCCGGCGATTCCAACGAGAACCGGCCCGGGGCGCAACCCCCGCCGCGAGATCGCTTCGGAATTTCTCACGATCGAAACACGCGAGGCGAGCGGCCGGGCCCAGGGCCGGGCGGAGGAGGCGGAGCGCCACCGACCCGCCCGTCCGCCCCGCCCCCGCCCCGGTGCGCCACCATGGGCGCACGCCCCGCGACGGATCGAGGACCCCGTGCACGACATCACCCCGCGCCCCGGCCTGCCCGAGCGCCTCGCGCGGCTGATCCGCCTGCGCACGGTGTCCGCCGAACTCGAGACCGTCGACGAGCCGCTCGCGCTGCTGCGCGAGCTCTACCCGCTGACGCACGAGCGCCTCGAGCTCGAGCGCATCACCGACCGCGGACTCCTCTACCGCTGGCCGGGCCGCGACTCCGGGGCGGATCCGCTGGTCCTGATGGCGCACCTCGACGTGGTGCCGGTCGAGGACCCCGCCGCCTGGACGCACCCGCCGTTCGGCGGCGAGATCGTCGGCGGCGCGGTCTGGGGCCGCGGCGCGCTCGACGACAAGGGACCGCTCGTCGTCGTGCTCGAGGCCGTGGAGAACCTGCTGGCCGCCGGCGTCGTCCCCGCCCGCGACGTCCTGCTCGCCTTCGGCGGCGACGAGGAGGTGCGCGGATCCGCAGCGTGCGCCGTCGCCGCCACCCTGCGCGAGCGCGGGGTCGTGCCGTGGCTGGTGCTCGACGAGGGCAGCGCCGTCGTCGAGGCGCCGCTGCCCGGCGTCGTCGGCCCGGTCGCGATGATCGGCGTCGGCGAGAAGGGCCTGCTCACGCTGCGCCTGACCGCGCGCTCGGCCGGCGGCCACGCCTCCGCTCCGCCGCGCCTCACCGCCGTCGGCCGCCTGGCGCGCGGTCACCCGGCTCACCCCGTCGACCTTCCCCGCCTGGGTCCCGAGGCGCTCGCCCGCGCGCTGACGCTCCTCGCCGAGCGCGCGCCCGGGCGTCGCGGCACTCTCTACCGGCTGCTCGGGTCGCGCCCGCAGGTCGCCGCGCCCCTGCTCGCCGCGCTCGGCGGCGAGACCGCCGCGCTGGTGCGCACCACGATCGCCCCGACGATGCTGCGCGCCGGCACCGCCGACAACGTGCTCGCGGCGGAGGCGTCGGTCGTGCTGAACCTGCGCCTCGCGCCCGGCGAGACGGTGTCGAGCGCCACCGAGCGCGTCCGCCGCCGCGTCCGCGACCGCGAGCTGACCGTCGAGGTCGTCGCGGGGGAGGACCCGTCGCCGCAGTCGCCGAGCGACGGCGCTCCGTTCGCCGCCGTGCGGGCGGCGCTCGCCGTGTCGCACCCGGACGCCGCGGTCGTGCCCTACGTGATCAACGCGGCCACCGACTCCCGGCACCTGCACCGCTTCGCGCCCGCCGTCTACCGCTTCGCGCCGCTGCTGATGTCGAAGGAGCAGCGCGCCGGCATCCACGGGGTCGACGAGCGCGTCGACGTCGCGGCGCTCGAGCGCGGCGAGGTCTTCCACCGCGCCCTGATCACGGGGCTCGGAGCCTGACCCGCCGAAGGCCCCGCAGGCGCCGGGTGTAGGTTCGTCCGTCGTGGAGACGGTGCCGATGCAGACCCAGGATCGCGTGCGGACCCAGGACGGCCCGCACGTCCGGGACCGCGTGCTCGCCGACCTGCGCGCGCTGCTCGGCGACCGCGTGCTCACCGACCACGACGTCCTCGAGGCGTACCGCCACGACGACGCCGAGTGGGCGCCCTCCGGGCTGCCGCTCGCGGTCGTCGTCGCCGAGAGCGCGGAGGACGTGGCGCACGCCGTCCGCGTCGCCGCCCGCGAGGGCCTCAGCGTCGTCCCGCGCGGTGCCGGCACCGGCCTGTCCGGCGGCGCCAACGCCCTCACCGGCTGCCTCGTCGTCTCGCTCGAGCGGATGACCGCCGTCCTCGAGATCGACGCCGACGAGCGCTTCGTCGTCGCCCAGCCCGGCGTGATCAACGACGCACTGCGGGCGGCCGTCGCCGAGGTCGGGCTCTGGTACCCGCCGGACCCGGCCAGCTCCGCCATCTCGACGATCGGCGGCAACGCCGCGACCAACGCCGGCGGCATCTGCTGCGTCAAGTACGGCGTCACCCGCGATTACGTGCTCGGGATGAAGGTCGTCCTCGCCGACGGCTCGCTGGTGAACCTCGGCCGCCGCACCGCGAAGGGCGTCGTCGGCTACGACCTCACCGGCCTGATGGTCGGCTCCGAGGGCACCCTCGGCATCATCGTCGAGCTCACCCTCCGCCTGCTCCCGCTCGCCGGCCGCGAGCAGCGCGCCGTCGTCGGCTCCTTCGCCTCGCTCGAGGCCGCCGGAGTCGCGGTCGCCGCGATCTCGGCCGCCGGCATCATCCCGTCCGCGCTCGAGATCATCGACAGCACCTGCCTGCGCGCCGTCGACGACTGGCAGCACCTCGGCCTGCCGCACGGCGTCGACACGCTGCTGCTGGCGAAGGTCGACGAGCCGGGCGAGGCGGGCCGCGCCGCCGCGGACCGTGTCGAGGCGCTGATGGCCGGCGCCCGCGCCCTCTCCGTCGAGCAGGCCACCGACCAGGACGAGGTCGACCGGCTCTTCCTCGCCCGCCGCCTCGCCTACCCGGCGCTCGAGCGCCTCGGCCCGGTGCTGACCGAGGACGTCTGCGTGCCGCGCGGCGCGGTCCCAGAGATGCTCGCCCGCATCCGCTCCGCCGCAGAGGACCACGACGTGGTGATCGCGACCATCGCGCACGCCGGCGACGGCAACCTGCACCCGTTGATCATCGCGCCCGAGGGCGACGACGCCGCGAAGGACCGCGCGAAGAGCGCCTTCGACCGCATCGTCGCCGACTGCCTGGCGCTCGGCGGCACCGTCACCGGCGAGCACGGCGTGGGCCTGCTCAAGCTGCCTGGCGCGGCCGACGAGCTCGGGCCGCGCGTGCTCGCAATGCACCGCTCGATCAAGGACGCGCTCGACCCGCTCGGCGTGCTCAACCCGGGCAAGGCGTTCCCTGGCTGACGCGCCGCCCGCCTCAGCGCGCCAGGAACTCCAGCAGGGCCTCGGTGAACACCTTCGGCTGCTCGATGTTCGCCGCGTGCCCGTCCTTCTCGATCACGAGCGAGTCGCCGTGCGGAGCGAGTGCTGCCGCCGCCGCCGCGTGCTCGGCCGGCCAGAACTCGCTCTCGCGCCCGGCGACGAAGAGCACCGGCACGCCCGTCCGCGCGATCACCGGCCGCCAGTCCGCCGCCGCGTGGTCGTTCAGGAGCCGCCGCTCGGTCTCGGTCAGCTCGCGCCGCTCGCCACCGCCGAGCGCCTTCAGCAGCCGAGCGATGCGCACCGGCCCCTTCGACGCGACGCTCCACCGGCCCGGATCGGGGATCGTCGTCGCGAAGAGGGTGTCGCGATTCGCCTCGGTGTAGTCGTAGAAGCCGTAGGGCCAGTCCTCGCCGTTCAGCATCCGCGGCGTCTGGTCGACGATCACGATGCGCTCGACCCGGCTCGCCGCCTCCACGCCCGCCCCCGCGAGGAACGCCCAGATCGAGTTGCCGCCCATCGAGCCGCCGACCAGCGCGGCACCGCGCAGATCCAGGTGCTCGAGCAGCTGCGCGAGATCCGCCCCGTGCCGCAGCATCGTCGCGCCGGCCTCCGTCCGCTCGGACAGCCCGTGCCCGCGCCGGTCGAACGAGACCACCCGGTAGCCCGCCTCGGCGAGCGGCCCCTGCTGCGGCTTCCAGCTCGTCGCCGGCGCCTTGAACCCCGCGATCAGCACCACCGGGCGCCCCGCGGGGTCGCCC
Coding sequences:
- a CDS encoding GNAT family N-acetyltransferase, with protein sequence MRNADANDERLFPGGDLAPGHDLLRILDDGRPVGVLWVGPHPQDLEGVAYVWDVEVDPAERGRGFGRAAMLLAEEHARSRGYRALALNVFGFNTAARGLYESLGYEPTALQLRKELGRPDM
- a CDS encoding nucleotide pyrophosphohydrolase produces the protein MPDDEVLDALRAFVRERDWAQFHTPENLAKSISIESGELLECFQWGEGDLPSAVDELADVLTYSLLLADRLGVDAGEIVLAKLERTRAKYPVEKARGRSTRHDRL
- a CDS encoding DUF2075 domain-containing protein, whose amino-acid sequence is MTGFSVERLPFDSDRVRVWGAADPRHRNWPVVYVLDSASEVYVGESLNAEGRLRQHLDSPEKSRLDRVRVVLDDTFNKSACLDLESFLLRMLSGEGRLAVLNHNAGITDADYFDRASYRRTFDEVFEVLRTEEKLFQRTLPEIVNSDLFKLSPFKALNHDQAIAVEDILEGLFTDLESGGPSTVVVQGDPGTGKTVVAIYLLKLLQDIREHDPEEPLDGDSIFSEFFTPGHAELLSTLRVGLVVPQQSLRGSISRVFSLTPGLSKDLVLTPFQVGESDEPFDLLLVDEAHRLSQRANQPSGPLNRKFIDINERLFGEDSLEYTQLDWIRARSRHTILMLDTAQTVRPADLPATVTRAVLAEASAEGRVYPLRSQMRIAAEKDYVGYVRAALSDDPPSAREDFGEYDLRFFDDPGELRRSIVERDREHGLSRLVAGYAWKWVTKTDRSAFDIVIGDESLRWNQTQRDWINSPGAIDEVGSIHTVQGYDLNYAGVIIGRDLRFDTASGRVVFDRSHYFDKKGRENNPKLGITYSDEDLLAYVRNIYTVLLTRGIRGTYVHVCDEALREHLARYF
- a CDS encoding ribbon-helix-helix protein, CopG family, whose translation is MSDGETIDGRPVTEEQIAEWAAEAERGYDIDALKARGRGRPGRGALPSQVVAVRLTLDELAALDERAAREHKTRSEVVREALAASAA
- a CDS encoding M20/M25/M40 family metallo-hydrolase; its protein translation is MHDITPRPGLPERLARLIRLRTVSAELETVDEPLALLRELYPLTHERLELERITDRGLLYRWPGRDSGADPLVLMAHLDVVPVEDPAAWTHPPFGGEIVGGAVWGRGALDDKGPLVVVLEAVENLLAAGVVPARDVLLAFGGDEEVRGSAACAVAATLRERGVVPWLVLDEGSAVVEAPLPGVVGPVAMIGVGEKGLLTLRLTARSAGGHASAPPRLTAVGRLARGHPAHPVDLPRLGPEALARALTLLAERAPGRRGTLYRLLGSRPQVAAPLLAALGGETAALVRTTIAPTMLRAGTADNVLAAEASVVLNLRLAPGETVSSATERVRRRVRDRELTVEVVAGEDPSPQSPSDGAPFAAVRAALAVSHPDAAVVPYVINAATDSRHLHRFAPAVYRFAPLLMSKEQRAGIHGVDERVDVAALERGEVFHRALITGLGA
- a CDS encoding toxin; this translates as MKVHPSALKHGISADDAVHAADLALWVEELDDDSPARQLRLGFDTRGRLLETVVLIFDSGHELVIHAMKARPGMIELLP
- a CDS encoding FAD-linked oxidase C-terminal domain-containing protein, producing the protein MQTQDRVRTQDGPHVRDRVLADLRALLGDRVLTDHDVLEAYRHDDAEWAPSGLPLAVVVAESAEDVAHAVRVAAREGLSVVPRGAGTGLSGGANALTGCLVVSLERMTAVLEIDADERFVVAQPGVINDALRAAVAEVGLWYPPDPASSAISTIGGNAATNAGGICCVKYGVTRDYVLGMKVVLADGSLVNLGRRTAKGVVGYDLTGLMVGSEGTLGIIVELTLRLLPLAGREQRAVVGSFASLEAAGVAVAAISAAGIIPSALEIIDSTCLRAVDDWQHLGLPHGVDTLLLAKVDEPGEAGRAAADRVEALMAGARALSVEQATDQDEVDRLFLARRLAYPALERLGPVLTEDVCVPRGAVPEMLARIRSAAEDHDVVIATIAHAGDGNLHPLIIAPEGDDAAKDRAKSAFDRIVADCLALGGTVTGEHGVGLLKLPGAADELGPRVLAMHRSIKDALDPLGVLNPGKAFPG
- a CDS encoding APC family permease, whose amino-acid sequence is MTDTTNAESAAPAKGGGSLKKVITGPLLFAFIVGDTLGAGIYTLVGTMATDVGGVIWLPLLIALVIALLTAGTYAELITKYPHAGGAARYADRAFGKPYLSFLVGFLMMASGITTAASLANAFAGDYLGALLDVPAAPTAVVFIAVLTLINLRGVKESLTANLVASVIEVSGLVIVIVCAAIFFGGGNGDPGRIFEFAPDVAPLQGAFAASIVAFFSFLGFEAAANMAEEVRNPSKVYPRALFGALITAAVVYLLIALGAVIVLPNEELAESTGPLLDVVAASGVAVPPWLFGLIALIAIANGALLFMVMASRVGFGLAKSGLMPSAFGRVLPNRRTPWVSIVVVGGATAALSLVGDVGTLAETTVLLLLLVFISANVSVLVLKKDRVDHPHFSVPRVVPVLAIITSAVLLTQQTGVVWLGTAGYVVVGTLLFLATRLGKKKHAEQTAAAESSDADRS
- a CDS encoding alpha/beta hydrolase, which codes for MPDFTTDDGVRLSWTEQGDPAGRPVVLIAGFKAPATSWKPQQGPLAEAGYRVVSFDRRGHGLSERTEAGATMLRHGADLAQLLEHLDLRGAALVGGSMGGNSIWAFLAGAGVEAASRVERIVIVDQTPRMLNGEDWPYGFYDYTEANRDTLFATTIPDPGRWSVASKGPVRIARLLKALGGGERRELTETERRLLNDHAAADWRPVIARTGVPVLFVAGRESEFWPAEHAAAAAALAPHGDSLVIEKDGHAANIEQPKVFTEALLEFLAR